A portion of the Acidimicrobiales bacterium genome contains these proteins:
- a CDS encoding DUF177 domain-containing protein produces the protein MADAGPITPPSQLLVDTLEIRRRTGARREFSAVTELPDTAAGEFSVVDGRLAIDLVVEAVTEGVSAAGTVGGKWTGPCRRCLEPMVQPFVAEVLEIFEREPTDGETWPIEDERIDLGPVVREAALLSLPLAPLCREDCAGPDPARFPAEVAPDVDLADEPPPDPRWAALDDLTFDEDQAP, from the coding sequence GTGGCCGACGCCGGGCCGATCACCCCTCCCAGCCAGCTCCTGGTCGACACGCTCGAGATTCGTCGCCGGACCGGGGCCCGACGGGAGTTCTCGGCGGTGACCGAACTGCCCGACACGGCCGCCGGCGAGTTCTCGGTGGTCGATGGTCGGCTCGCGATCGACCTGGTGGTCGAGGCGGTCACCGAGGGAGTGTCGGCGGCGGGAACCGTCGGAGGGAAATGGACCGGCCCCTGTCGTCGCTGTCTCGAACCGATGGTCCAACCATTCGTGGCAGAGGTACTCGAGATCTTCGAACGCGAGCCGACCGACGGCGAGACCTGGCCGATCGAGGACGAACGAATCGATCTCGGTCCCGTCGTCCGGGAGGCGGCGCTGCTGTCGCTGCCGTTGGCCCCGCTGTGTCGTGAGGACTGTGCAGGCCCCGACCCAGCCCGTTTCCCGGCCGAGGTGGCCCCCGATGTCGATCTCGCCGACGAGCCGCCGCCCGACCCTCGCTGGGCGGCGCTCGACGACCTCACTTTCGACGAGGATCAGGCCCCGTAG
- the coaD gene encoding pantetheine-phosphate adenylyltransferase — MTRVLYPGSFDPVHNGHIEIIETACSLFDEVIVAAMVNTGKDGVFELDDREEMIRVSTAHLPNVRVKMFSGLVVDLARESQADFIVKGLRAVSDFENELQMAQMNNAASGIHTLFIPSASRSSFLASKFIRDFAKYGGDISGMVPEAVAIKLKEQYG; from the coding sequence GTGACTCGCGTTCTGTATCCCGGCTCGTTCGATCCCGTTCACAACGGGCACATCGAGATCATCGAGACCGCGTGCTCGCTGTTCGACGAGGTGATCGTGGCGGCCATGGTGAACACCGGGAAGGACGGGGTTTTCGAGCTCGACGACCGCGAAGAGATGATCAGGGTGTCCACGGCGCACCTCCCCAACGTGCGCGTCAAGATGTTCAGCGGCCTCGTCGTCGACCTCGCCCGCGAGTCCCAGGCGGACTTCATCGTGAAGGGCCTGCGCGCCGTCTCCGACTTCGAGAACGAGCTCCAGATGGCCCAGATGAACAACGCGGCCTCGGGCATCCACACGTTGTTCATCCCGTCGGCATCGAGGAGCTCGTTCCTCGCGTCGAAGTTCATCCGCGATTTCGCGAAGTACGGCGGCGACATCTCGGGAATGGTGCCCGAGGCCGTGGCGATCAAGCTGAAGGAGCAGTACGGGTGA
- the rsmD gene encoding 16S rRNA (guanine(966)-N(2))-methyltransferase RsmD: MGTVPRTRQTGGMRVVAGSARGRRILVPDGDGTRPTADRVREAMFNSLYSLGVLDDVRVIDVFAGSGALGLEALSRGAAHCTFVENDRRALDALRTNLDTLGFLDAATVVAGDGPSVLRQQGDIDLVLLDPPYAFDAWDELLATVAERLPEAMVVIESDREIDLPTGWETHRARRYGSTVVTLASAGSP, from the coding sequence GTGGGGACGGTACCGCGGACCCGCCAGACTGGCGGAATGCGCGTCGTAGCCGGATCCGCCCGAGGTCGCCGAATCCTCGTTCCCGACGGCGACGGCACGCGTCCCACGGCTGACCGCGTGCGCGAGGCGATGTTCAACTCGCTCTACTCGCTGGGCGTCCTCGACGATGTTCGGGTCATCGACGTCTTCGCCGGGTCGGGTGCACTCGGCCTCGAGGCGCTCTCTCGTGGGGCCGCGCACTGCACGTTCGTCGAGAACGATCGGCGGGCGCTCGACGCGCTCCGGACCAATCTGGACACCCTGGGCTTCCTGGACGCGGCCACGGTGGTGGCCGGCGACGGGCCGTCGGTGCTCCGCCAACAGGGCGACATCGATCTCGTGCTGCTCGATCCTCCCTACGCCTTCGATGCCTGGGACGAGCTGTTGGCCACGGTCGCCGAGCGCCTGCCCGAGGCGATGGTCGTCATCGAGTCCGACCGGGAGATCGACCTTCCCACCGGGTGGGAGACCCACCGAGCCCGCCGCTACGGGAGTACCGTGGTGACGCTCGCTTCCGCGGGTTCACCCTGA
- a CDS encoding class I SAM-dependent methyltransferase, producing the protein MTTQELIEIDGHTFDLRPIEGRRGIEGAFTLKKPRWTLDRYLGLAEEFQGANVVELGLWDGGSTAFLASAFQPRSLVGFELHERPLTTLERFLDGHPLRDSVHVHLGVDQADAPALRRSIDAEVDGPLDVVVDDASHLLGPTAASFDCLFPLLRPHGVYVIEDWSWDHQLAFGIRQSLASGELGADELLETNKGVIPASPLSRLIIDIMLATANPDGIVEEIRVERGFAVVRRGATELDPDGFSLRDLIGEIGREVSPRPD; encoded by the coding sequence ATGACCACACAGGAACTGATCGAGATCGACGGCCACACGTTCGACCTCCGTCCGATCGAAGGACGACGCGGTATCGAGGGGGCGTTCACGCTGAAGAAGCCCCGCTGGACGCTCGATCGCTACCTCGGCCTCGCGGAGGAGTTCCAGGGCGCGAACGTCGTCGAACTCGGGCTCTGGGACGGCGGGTCCACAGCGTTTCTCGCTTCGGCATTCCAGCCCCGGTCGCTCGTCGGTTTCGAACTGCACGAACGACCGCTCACGACGCTCGAGCGGTTCCTCGATGGCCATCCCCTCCGAGACTCGGTGCACGTCCACCTGGGAGTGGATCAAGCCGACGCGCCGGCCCTTCGCCGCTCGATCGACGCCGAGGTCGACGGTCCGCTCGACGTGGTCGTCGACGACGCCTCGCACCTTCTCGGTCCCACCGCTGCGTCCTTCGACTGTCTCTTTCCGCTGCTTCGCCCCCACGGGGTCTACGTCATCGAGGACTGGTCCTGGGATCACCAACTCGCCTTCGGAATCCGCCAGAGCCTCGCCTCCGGCGAACTGGGAGCCGACGAGCTCCTCGAGACGAACAAGGGTGTCATCCCGGCATCCCCGCTGAGCCGCCTGATCATCGACATCATGCTGGCCACCGCGAATCCCGACGGCATCGTGGAGGAGATCCGGGTGGAGCGAGGCTTCGCAGTCGTGCGTCGCGGGGCGACCGAACTCGACCCCGACGGCTTCTCGCTCCGTGACCTCATCGGCGAGATAGGCCGTGAGGTCTCGCCTCGCCCCGACTGA
- the recG gene encoding ATP-dependent DNA helicase RecG has protein sequence MPAGDPPLTLRDLAAMPVSRLRGVGEKKEKSLAAADIHTVLDLLQHYPRRHLDRTREAKIADLRKGDEATVFGEVRTSSTRQLRGRRTLTEVVIGDGGHQLTLTFFNQRWREKQLQPGMTLMVHGKCDFFRGNRQMTGPIVDLVGDQTGRIIPVYPQSEKSGLLTRDLQTFIEEALKRAEVRGFADPLPNTVLERFDFVTRDAALNGIHHPESMTEKDEARRRLVFDELLRVQLELVRRKRRIERETAGLSHSLTGELVERFHERLPFPLTAAQERAIAEIGADLALARPMHRLLQGDVGSGKTVVAVTALLAAIQGGHQGALMAPTEVLAEQHHLGVSSLLRDLMVPDPTTLMGDRPLRIELLTNRVGAGDRRKILADLVTGKVDLVIGTHALIQDKVEYASLGVVVIDEQHRFGVEQRAALRDKGDANAAPDVLVMTATPIPRTAAMTVYGDLDVSELDELPPGRTPIVTSWARTDDDVAAVWDAVRDEVAAGRQAYVVCPLIGESEALDVSSATETYESLTGGELHDLRVALLHGQMPSAEKGAVMERFREGEIDVLVATTVIEVGVDVPNATAMVVLDADRFGIAQLHQLRGRVGRGRDASRCFLVGDPTTSDGEARLEALVESTNGFLLAEVDLRLRGEGTIMGERQKGRNDLRLASLVTDREWVGVAREVATQIIDIDPELAEHPELDDEIALLLGDDEAEFLMKG, from the coding sequence GTGCCCGCCGGCGACCCGCCGCTGACGCTGCGGGACCTGGCCGCCATGCCGGTGAGTCGTCTCCGCGGCGTGGGCGAGAAGAAGGAGAAGTCGCTCGCAGCGGCCGACATCCACACGGTGCTCGACCTGCTCCAGCACTATCCGCGGCGCCATCTCGACCGCACCCGGGAGGCGAAGATCGCCGACCTCCGGAAGGGCGACGAGGCCACTGTCTTCGGTGAGGTCCGCACCAGCTCGACCCGTCAGCTGCGGGGCCGGAGGACTCTGACCGAGGTGGTCATCGGCGACGGCGGCCACCAGCTCACACTGACGTTCTTCAACCAGCGCTGGCGGGAGAAGCAGCTCCAACCGGGCATGACACTCATGGTCCACGGCAAGTGCGATTTCTTTCGCGGCAATCGACAGATGACCGGCCCGATCGTCGACCTGGTCGGCGATCAGACCGGTCGCATCATTCCCGTCTACCCACAGTCCGAGAAGTCGGGCCTGCTCACCCGTGACCTCCAGACGTTCATCGAGGAGGCGTTGAAGCGGGCCGAGGTGCGGGGGTTCGCAGACCCCCTGCCCAACACCGTCCTCGAACGCTTCGATTTCGTCACCCGTGACGCCGCGCTCAACGGCATCCACCATCCCGAATCGATGACCGAGAAGGACGAGGCGCGACGACGACTGGTTTTCGACGAGCTCCTTCGGGTCCAGCTCGAGCTGGTCCGGCGCAAGCGGCGGATCGAGCGTGAGACCGCGGGCCTGTCGCACTCGCTGACGGGTGAGCTCGTCGAGCGCTTCCACGAGCGGTTGCCGTTCCCGCTCACGGCTGCGCAGGAGCGGGCGATCGCCGAGATCGGGGCCGATCTGGCGCTCGCTCGGCCGATGCACCGGTTGCTGCAGGGCGACGTGGGATCGGGCAAGACGGTCGTGGCGGTGACCGCACTGCTCGCCGCGATCCAGGGAGGCCACCAGGGCGCGCTCATGGCACCGACCGAGGTGCTCGCCGAGCAACATCACCTGGGCGTGAGTTCCCTGCTCCGCGACCTGATGGTGCCCGACCCCACCACGCTGATGGGCGACCGACCGCTGCGGATCGAGCTGCTCACCAATCGGGTCGGGGCGGGCGACCGGCGGAAGATCCTCGCCGACCTCGTCACCGGCAAGGTCGACCTGGTCATCGGCACCCATGCGCTCATCCAGGACAAGGTCGAGTACGCATCCCTCGGGGTGGTCGTGATCGACGAGCAACACCGTTTCGGGGTCGAGCAGCGCGCTGCGTTGCGCGACAAGGGTGATGCGAACGCGGCGCCCGATGTGCTCGTGATGACGGCCACACCGATTCCCCGTACTGCGGCGATGACGGTCTACGGCGATCTCGACGTCAGTGAGCTCGATGAACTCCCACCGGGCCGTACTCCCATCGTCACGTCGTGGGCTCGCACCGACGACGATGTGGCGGCGGTGTGGGATGCCGTACGTGACGAGGTGGCCGCCGGTCGGCAGGCCTACGTCGTCTGCCCCTTGATCGGCGAGTCGGAGGCGCTCGATGTCAGCAGCGCCACCGAGACCTACGAGTCGCTCACCGGCGGCGAACTCCACGATCTGCGGGTTGCGCTGCTCCACGGCCAGATGCCCTCGGCCGAGAAGGGCGCGGTCATGGAGCGGTTCCGGGAGGGGGAGATCGACGTGCTCGTTGCGACGACCGTGATCGAGGTGGGCGTCGACGTTCCCAACGCCACCGCGATGGTGGTGCTCGACGCCGATCGATTCGGAATCGCCCAGCTGCACCAGCTCCGGGGTCGCGTCGGTCGCGGTCGTGACGCGAGCCGGTGTTTCCTCGTCGGCGATCCGACCACGAGCGACGGCGAGGCCCGTCTGGAGGCGCTCGTCGAGTCGACCAACGGCTTCCTGCTCGCCGAGGTCGACCTCCGACTCCGCGGTGAGGGCACGATCATGGGCGAGCGTCAGAAGGGGCGGAACGACCTGCGCCTCGCATCACTCGTCACCGACCGCGAGTGGGTGGGCGTGGCGCGCGAGGTCGCGACGCAGATCATCGACATCGACCCCGAGTTGGCCGAGCACCCCGAACTCGACGACGAGATCGCGTTGCTGCTCGGCGACGACGAGGCCGAGTTCCTGATGAAGGGCTGA
- a CDS encoding DAK2 domain-containing protein translates to MPNETLDARSLRALVVTFRDALQAHRESINNLNVYPVPDGDTGTNMSLTLVSVVEELDELPEDADVAAVCTAVSHGSLMGARGNSGVIMSQILRGFAGVVGSAEAIDGATFAAAWTAAAEGAYGAVGNPVEGTILTVVRESAAAAAVVADTGAPLVDVLDAARAEGGASLERTPTLLRVLADAGVVDAGGSGLLLFLDAALHVIADRPVPEPSAVAPLAEPGRPADDDHEPSIADLRYEVMFLLDAPDTSIDGFKSAWAEVGDSIVVVGGDGIFNCHIHCDDIGAAIECGIAVGRPHEIRVTDLLEELEEREWVRAEMGEPEVAADPVPTAVVAVGVGQGVVAILRSMGVHAVVAGGQSMNPSTAELVAAVESVPAPEVVILPNNKNIIPVAEQVDAQTSRTVRVVPTKGVAEALACLMSYDPQESAATNASNMTAAAASVVAGEVTQAVRESTSEVGPIVTGDWLGICRDGIRAVEATMVDAATSLLAHILDDDHELLTMIAGDDADHDATAAIEAWVAEHHPEVEVEVHDGGQPLYPYYFGLE, encoded by the coding sequence GTGCCGAATGAGACCCTCGACGCCCGCTCGCTCCGCGCCCTCGTGGTGACGTTTCGCGACGCACTTCAGGCGCACCGCGAGTCGATCAACAATCTCAACGTCTACCCGGTGCCCGACGGCGACACCGGCACGAACATGTCGCTGACCCTGGTATCGGTGGTCGAGGAGCTCGACGAGCTACCCGAGGATGCCGACGTCGCTGCGGTCTGCACTGCGGTGTCGCACGGATCGCTCATGGGTGCTCGGGGGAACAGCGGTGTGATCATGTCGCAGATCCTGCGCGGTTTCGCCGGGGTGGTCGGCAGCGCCGAGGCCATCGACGGCGCGACGTTCGCCGCAGCCTGGACCGCTGCAGCCGAAGGGGCCTACGGCGCCGTCGGCAATCCGGTGGAGGGCACGATTCTCACCGTCGTGCGCGAATCGGCCGCCGCCGCAGCAGTAGTGGCGGACACCGGTGCCCCGCTCGTCGACGTGCTCGACGCCGCGAGGGCGGAGGGTGGCGCATCGCTCGAACGCACACCGACGCTGCTCCGGGTGCTCGCCGACGCGGGCGTGGTCGACGCCGGTGGTTCGGGTCTGCTCCTGTTCCTCGACGCGGCCCTCCACGTCATCGCCGATCGCCCCGTGCCCGAGCCCAGCGCGGTGGCTCCCCTGGCCGAGCCGGGCCGGCCGGCGGACGACGATCACGAACCCTCGATCGCCGACCTGCGCTACGAGGTGATGTTCCTGCTCGACGCGCCCGACACGTCGATCGACGGCTTCAAGTCGGCATGGGCCGAGGTGGGCGACTCGATCGTGGTGGTGGGAGGGGACGGCATCTTCAACTGCCACATCCACTGCGACGACATCGGCGCAGCCATCGAATGCGGCATCGCGGTCGGCCGACCCCACGAGATCCGCGTCACCGATCTGCTCGAGGAACTCGAGGAGCGCGAGTGGGTTCGGGCCGAGATGGGCGAGCCCGAGGTCGCCGCCGACCCGGTTCCCACCGCCGTCGTCGCCGTCGGCGTGGGCCAGGGCGTGGTGGCCATCCTGCGGTCGATGGGCGTGCACGCCGTCGTCGCCGGTGGACAGTCGATGAACCCCTCCACCGCCGAGCTCGTCGCCGCGGTCGAGTCGGTGCCGGCCCCCGAGGTCGTCATCCTCCCCAACAACAAGAACATCATCCCGGTCGCCGAGCAGGTCGACGCCCAGACCAGCCGCACGGTGCGCGTCGTTCCGACCAAGGGTGTGGCCGAGGCTCTGGCGTGCCTGATGTCCTACGACCCGCAGGAGAGTGCGGCCACCAACGCGTCGAACATGACGGCGGCGGCCGCGTCGGTCGTGGCCGGCGAGGTGACACAGGCGGTGCGGGAGTCGACCTCCGAGGTCGGCCCGATCGTCACCGGCGATTGGCTCGGCATCTGCCGTGACGGCATCCGGGCGGTCGAGGCCACGATGGTCGACGCAGCCACGTCGTTGCTGGCCCACATCCTGGACGACGACCACGAGCTGCTCACGATGATCGCGGGCGACGACGCCGATCACGATGCGACCGCGGCGATCGAGGCGTGGGTCGCCGAGCACCACCCCGAGGTCGAGGTCGAGGTGCACGACGGTGGTCAGCCCCTGTACCCGTACTACTTCGGGTTGGAGTAG
- a CDS encoding sulfotransferase, which produces MRDLIIQGMRRSGTTVLFDVFVRDPRFETYYEPLNDVPSSAALGGGSGLHQIDLFAAVRGVRAGLAAAPGAVDESLLNHGGPARPEVECREDMPGFVEEYVKRVLGAPGPKVTKFVRMGSKVHTLARLAPESVLAWPVRDPREVVRSHILGRGGRTSHRYPSADAVFTVASTRDPWSVRRLSEALIARDRLEFDAPLSDVERIVLVWADAVRTMMVDGPEGFGERSLMMRHEDFCADPAGVLTRLFEALGGSPDPDTVRWCQEVVREPTPWVHATDARWRTVFERTGAMDLVVDLGYFDPSG; this is translated from the coding sequence GTGCGCGACCTGATCATCCAGGGAATGCGGCGGTCGGGTACGACGGTCCTCTTCGACGTCTTCGTCCGCGACCCGCGCTTCGAGACCTACTACGAGCCCTTGAACGACGTGCCGTCGAGCGCCGCGCTCGGTGGCGGCAGCGGTCTTCACCAGATCGATCTCTTCGCGGCAGTGCGAGGTGTTCGCGCCGGTCTCGCCGCGGCCCCCGGTGCCGTCGACGAATCCCTTCTCAACCACGGCGGCCCGGCGCGCCCCGAGGTGGAGTGCCGCGAGGACATGCCCGGGTTCGTCGAGGAGTACGTGAAACGGGTGTTGGGTGCGCCGGGCCCGAAGGTGACCAAGTTCGTGCGCATGGGCTCGAAGGTGCACACGCTGGCCCGGTTGGCACCGGAGTCGGTGCTCGCGTGGCCGGTGCGCGACCCGCGTGAAGTCGTCCGCTCCCACATTCTCGGACGCGGTGGCCGAACCTCTCATCGTTACCCCTCGGCCGATGCCGTCTTCACGGTTGCATCGACGCGCGACCCGTGGTCGGTGCGCCGCCTGAGTGAAGCGCTCATCGCCCGAGACCGGCTCGAGTTCGATGCTCCGCTGTCGGATGTGGAGCGGATCGTGCTGGTGTGGGCGGATGCCGTGAGAACGATGATGGTCGATGGGCCCGAGGGGTTCGGGGAACGGTCGCTGATGATGCGCCACGAGGATTTCTGCGCGGATCCGGCCGGGGTGCTCACCCGGCTATTCGAGGCGCTGGGTGGCTCACCCGACCCCGACACGGTTCGTTGGTGTCAGGAGGTCGTTCGTGAGCCCACGCCATGGGTCCACGCGACGGATGCGCGTTGGAGGACGGTCTTCGAACGCACCGGGGCGATGGATCTCGTCGTCGACCTCGGGTACTTCGATCCGTCGGGCTAG
- a CDS encoding phosphoenolpyruvate carboxykinase (ATP): MSSAADAAAQLEHAFGLKGPELRYGLSQDELFREAIANDRGRVELGGPSDAQKAFPTALGDNGPLVYFSDPECTGRPVQDTFCVNRDSVTDSVWWKNGFAKFDPVQFDELLPRVIDHLNGRDQQLYVTDVFCGWDTTFSEPYRFVGEYATHAYFCNIMFPKNVRDDADRGEAGWTLINVPSFTCDPERDGTRSGRAVIIDIERRVGLVLGAADYCGVNKKTMFTIMNYVLPAKGQLSMHCSANVGKRGDTAILFGLSGTGKTTLSADPDRELIGDDEHVWTDKGISNFEDGCYAKLIDLDKSNEPVIAAAMSMKGTMIENVPALPGKAIEDTDPQEFDLTDGSITENTRFAYPLTTNPNVREGASGPHPETIVLLTADAFGVLPPVSILDKEETMYHFVMGFTSKLAGTEVGVTEPEPSFSSCFGAAFMSQKASVYAELLAKRMAENETRCILLNTGWSGGPYGKGERMSLKATRALLNAALEGEFDDVELEVQPILGVKMPTTCAGVDDDILNPRDTWDDPEAYDDAATKLRDMFRANYEKQGYADLGIAAAM; this comes from the coding sequence ATGAGCAGCGCCGCTGACGCCGCAGCCCAACTCGAGCACGCCTTTGGCCTCAAAGGCCCCGAACTGCGTTACGGCCTCAGCCAGGACGAGCTCTTCCGGGAGGCGATCGCCAACGATCGCGGTCGTGTGGAGCTCGGCGGTCCGAGTGATGCCCAGAAGGCGTTCCCGACCGCGCTGGGCGACAATGGCCCGCTCGTCTACTTCTCCGACCCCGAGTGCACCGGCCGTCCGGTGCAGGACACGTTCTGCGTCAACCGCGACAGCGTCACGGACTCGGTGTGGTGGAAGAACGGGTTCGCCAAGTTCGATCCCGTCCAGTTCGACGAGTTGCTTCCCCGGGTGATCGATCACCTCAATGGTCGCGACCAGCAGCTCTACGTCACCGACGTGTTCTGTGGCTGGGACACCACCTTCTCCGAGCCCTACCGCTTCGTCGGCGAGTACGCCACCCACGCCTATTTCTGCAACATCATGTTCCCCAAGAACGTGCGCGACGACGCCGACCGCGGCGAGGCCGGCTGGACGCTCATCAACGTCCCTTCGTTCACCTGCGACCCCGAGCGTGACGGCACCCGCAGCGGTCGTGCCGTGATCATCGACATCGAGCGTCGTGTCGGCCTCGTGCTCGGCGCCGCCGACTATTGCGGCGTGAACAAGAAGACGATGTTCACGATCATGAACTACGTCCTGCCGGCCAAGGGGCAGCTGTCGATGCACTGCTCGGCCAACGTCGGCAAGCGCGGCGACACGGCGATCCTGTTCGGCCTGTCGGGCACCGGCAAGACCACGCTGTCGGCCGATCCCGACCGTGAGCTGATCGGCGATGACGAGCACGTCTGGACCGACAAGGGCATCTCGAACTTCGAAGACGGCTGCTACGCCAAGCTCATCGACCTCGACAAGTCCAACGAGCCCGTGATCGCGGCGGCGATGTCGATGAAGGGGACGATGATCGAGAACGTGCCGGCGCTGCCCGGCAAGGCGATCGAGGACACCGACCCACAGGAGTTCGACCTCACCGACGGGTCGATCACCGAGAACACCCGGTTCGCCTACCCGCTGACCACCAACCCCAACGTGCGAGAGGGCGCCTCGGGCCCGCATCCCGAGACCATCGTGCTGCTCACCGCCGACGCGTTCGGCGTGCTGCCCCCGGTGTCGATCCTCGACAAGGAGGAGACCATGTACCACTTCGTCATGGGCTTCACCTCGAAGCTGGCCGGCACCGAGGTCGGCGTCACCGAGCCCGAGCCGTCGTTCTCGTCGTGCTTCGGCGCCGCCTTCATGTCGCAGAAGGCGTCGGTCTACGCCGAACTGTTGGCCAAGCGGATGGCCGAGAACGAGACCCGCTGCATCCTGCTCAACACCGGCTGGAGCGGTGGGCCCTACGGCAAGGGCGAGCGCATGTCGCTCAAGGCCACCCGGGCCCTGCTCAACGCGGCGCTCGAGGGCGAGTTCGACGATGTCGAACTCGAGGTGCAGCCGATCCTGGGCGTCAAGATGCCCACGACGTGCGCCGGTGTCGACGATGACATCCTCAACCCCCGCGACACCTGGGACGACCCCGAGGCCTACGACGACGCCGCGACCAAACTCCGTGACATGTTCCGCGCGAACTACGAAAAGCAGGGCTACGCCGATCTCGGCATCGCCGCCGCGATGTAG
- a CDS encoding Lrp/AsnC ligand binding domain-containing protein has protein sequence MSVSAYILIQADVGTAVDVATATAALDFVVSAEVAMGPYDVIARAQAATMDELGKIVVHAVQAISGVERTLLCPIVNV, from the coding sequence ATGAGCGTCTCCGCCTACATCCTGATCCAGGCCGACGTCGGAACCGCCGTCGACGTCGCCACCGCGACCGCCGCGCTCGACTTCGTGGTGTCCGCCGAGGTGGCGATGGGCCCCTACGACGTCATCGCGCGAGCCCAGGCCGCCACGATGGACGAGTTGGGCAAGATCGTGGTCCACGCCGTCCAGGCCATCTCCGGCGTCGAACGCACGCTGTTGTGCCCGATCGTCAATGTCTGA
- a CDS encoding antibiotic biosynthesis monooxygenase: MSQIIKINAITVPGDLGDEVARRFAARAGAVDGMDGFEGFELLRPTDDRETWLVVTRWRDEDSFHAWTRSDQFRDGHREALSAGEDAPAPLPISAELWSYEVELGRESE, translated from the coding sequence ATGTCCCAGATCATCAAAATCAACGCCATCACCGTGCCCGGCGACCTCGGCGACGAGGTGGCCCGTCGCTTCGCCGCGCGCGCCGGTGCCGTCGACGGCATGGACGGGTTCGAGGGCTTCGAACTGCTGCGCCCGACCGACGACCGTGAGACCTGGCTCGTCGTCACCCGTTGGCGCGACGAGGACTCGTTTCACGCCTGGACCCGCTCGGACCAGTTCCGTGACGGACACCGCGAGGCGCTGTCCGCAGGCGAGGACGCGCCCGCTCCGTTGCCGATCAGCGCCGAGCTGTGGAGCTACGAGGTCGAACTGGGTCGCGAGAGCGAGTGA
- a CDS encoding PIG-L family deacetylase — protein MGTAVFFHAHPDDESISTGGTMALAAEAGHRVVLVCATDGAVGEPASGSVPAGSTLAEVRLEELNVSGAILGVARVEWLGYGDSGMENESTNDDPACFWQADVEVAATRLAEILRDERADVLTVYDSHGGYGHPDHIQVHRVGHRAAELAGTPRVFEATMNRDHMRALAEFAFAGAEDDDEIAAQREEMRTTEMGTPASEISHRIDVSTALGTKRQSMSAHRSQITEDSFFMTMPDDAFAAAFGAEWFVERGAARVGEPFGDDLFATSP, from the coding sequence ATGGGCACCGCCGTCTTCTTCCACGCCCACCCCGACGACGAGTCGATCTCGACCGGCGGCACCATGGCGCTGGCCGCCGAGGCCGGCCATCGGGTCGTGCTCGTCTGCGCGACCGACGGCGCGGTGGGCGAGCCGGCCTCGGGTTCGGTGCCCGCGGGCTCGACGCTGGCCGAGGTGCGTCTCGAGGAGCTGAACGTCTCGGGTGCAATACTCGGCGTCGCTCGTGTCGAGTGGCTCGGCTACGGCGACAGCGGGATGGAGAACGAGTCGACCAACGACGACCCGGCATGCTTCTGGCAGGCCGATGTCGAGGTGGCGGCGACCCGTCTCGCGGAGATCCTGCGAGACGAGAGAGCCGACGTGCTCACCGTCTACGACTCCCACGGTGGCTACGGCCATCCCGATCACATCCAGGTGCATCGCGTGGGCCATCGGGCCGCCGAGTTGGCCGGCACACCCCGGGTCTTCGAGGCCACGATGAACCGCGACCACATGCGGGCGCTGGCCGAGTTCGCGTTCGCCGGCGCCGAGGACGACGACGAGATCGCAGCCCAGCGCGAGGAGATGCGCACCACCGAGATGGGTACCCCGGCATCCGAGATCAGCCATCGGATCGACGTGAGTACCGCGCTGGGCACCAAACGACAGTCGATGTCCGCTCATCGATCGCAGATCACCGAGGACTCGTTCTTCATGACGATGCCCGACGATGCGTTCGCGGCGGCGTTCGGCGCAGAGTGGTTCGTGGAGCGCGGCGCTGCACGCGTCGGTGAGCCCTTCGGGGACGATCTGTTCGCGACTTCTCCCTGA